The following are encoded in a window of Balaenoptera ricei isolate mBalRic1 chromosome 1, mBalRic1.hap2, whole genome shotgun sequence genomic DNA:
- the LOC132360173 gene encoding LOW QUALITY PROTEIN: serine/arginine-rich splicing factor 4-like (The sequence of the model RefSeq protein was modified relative to this genomic sequence to represent the inferred CDS: inserted 1 base in 1 codon), with protein MILNPSRHIGETLKHIPTVLKNIALSKVIVEHAGGPRRDGSYGSGRSGYGYRRSGRDKYGPPTRTEYGLIGENLSSRCSWQDLKDYRRQAGEVTYADAHKGRKIEGVIECVSYSDMKRALEKLDGTEVNGRKIRFVEDKPGSRRRRSYSRSRSPSRSRSRSRHSPKSRCRSGSSKSSHSKSRSLSGSGSRSRSKSRSRSADKRRSKSKDQAEEKVQNSDSTGKSKSRSPSRQKSKSKSRRRSQERGAQEKRGSVSRSRSKEKSLRKSRSRSRSKSERSRKRGGKRDSKXGKKKKKEDNDRSQPRSRSRSGSKKREHAKSESGQREGRAESKDAGANQETRSRSRSNSKSKPNLPSESRSRSKSASKTRSRSKSRSRSASRSPSRFRSRSHSRS; from the exons TAATCGTTGAGCATGCCGGCGGCCCGCGACGAGATGGCAGTTACGGTTCTGGACGCAGTGGATATGGTTATAGAAGAAGTGGCCGAGATAAATATGGCCCTCCTACCCGCACAGAATACGGACTTATTGGGGAGAATTTGTCAAGTCGGTGCAGCTGGCAAGACCTAAAGGATTATAGGCGTCAGGCGGGAGAAGTGACCTATGCAGATGCTCACAAGGGACGCAAAATTGAAGGGGTGATTGAATGTGTGTCTTACTCTGATATGAAAAGGGCTTTGGAAAAGTTAGATGGAACTGAAGTCAATGGCAGAAAAATCAGATTCGTTGAAGACAAGCCGGGTTCTAGACGACGCCGGTCCTACTCCAGGAGCCGGAGTCCCTCAAGGTCTCGCTCTCGAAGCAGACATTCTCCTAAGAGCAGATGCCGAAGCggcagcagcaaaagcagtcatTCCAAGAGTAGATCCCTCTCCGGGTCAGGTTCCCGTTCCCGGAGCAAGAGCCGCAGCCGCAGCGCCGACAAGCGCCGCAGCAAGAGCAAAGACCAGGCCGAGGAGAAGGTCCAGAACAGCGACAGCACCGGCAAGTCCAAGAGCCGCAGCCCCAGCAGGCAGAAAAGCAAGAGCAAAAGTAGACGCCGCAGCCAGGAGAGGGGCGCGCAGGAGAAGCGGGGCAGCGTGAGCCGAAGCAGAAGCAAGGAGAAGAGCCTGCGCAAGAGCCGCAGCCGGAGCCGCAGCAAGAGCGAGAGGAGCAGAAAACGAGGCGGCAAGCGAGACAGCA ttggcaagaaaaagaagaaggaagacaaCGACCGCTCCCAGCCCAGATCGCGATCCCGCTCAGGCTCGAAGAAGCGGGAACACGCCAAGTCCGAGTCTGGCCAGAGGGAAGGCCGAGCGGAGAGTAAGGATGCTGGAGCCAATCAGGAGACCCGGTCCAGGTCGAGGTCCAATtccaaatcaaaaccaaaccTTCCCTCAGAATCACGCTCCAGATCAAAGTCTGCGTCAAAAACCCGATCCCGGTCCAAGTCTAGATCCAGGTCTGCGTCCAGATCGCCCTCCCGGTTTAGATCTAGGTCCCACTCAAGGTCCTAA